Proteins from a genomic interval of Triplophysa dalaica isolate WHDGS20190420 chromosome 21, ASM1584641v1, whole genome shotgun sequence:
- the ddx49 gene encoding probable ATP-dependent RNA helicase DDX49, whose amino-acid sequence MATFESVGLCGWLIHQCKEMGINRPTPVQEKCIPAILEGRDCMGCAKTGSGKTAAFVLPVLQKLSDDPYGVFCLVLTPTRELAYQIAEQFRALGKPLGLKDCIIVGGMDMVTQGLELSRKPHVVVATPGRLADHIRSSDNINLKKIQFLILDEADRLLEQGCTDFTKDLEVILSVVPAKRQTLLFSATLTDTLQQLQSIAMNKPFFWEQTSEMRTVEELDQRYILTPEKVKDAYLVHLIQTFQDEHADWSVIIFTNTCKNCQILAMMLREFNFPTITLHSMMKQRQRFANLAKFKSNVFKILVATDVAARGLDIPTVQVVINHNTPGLPKTYIHRVGRTARAGRNGVSITLVTQYDIHLVNAIEELIQAKLKEFPVVEKEVLKILTQVNVTRRQCEIKLESTDFDEKKNTNKRKQMILEGKDPDLEEKRKHELDKIKRKEKFKGKIQEKHQKKKQQQET is encoded by the exons ATGGCAACGTTTGAGTCTGTCGGCCTGTGTGGTTGGTTGATCCATCAGTGTAAGGAGATGGGCATCAATCGTCCAACGCCAGTACAGGAGAAATGCATCCCAGCCATACTGGAAG GTCGGGACTGCATGGGCTGTGCAAAAACTGGAAGTGGGAAAACGGCAGCTTTTGTCCTCCCAGTGCTGCAAAAGTTGTCTGACGACCCTTATGGTGTTTTCTGCTTGGTCTTAACCCCCACTAG AGAGCTTGCTTACCAGATAGCAGAACAGTTCCGAGCATTAGGAAAGCCACTGGGCTTGAAGGACTGTATCATTGTGGGTGGAATGG ACATGGTCACCCAGGGTTTAGAGCTGTCGAGAAAGCCTCATGTTGTTGTTGCAACACCAGGACGACTTGCTGATCACATCAGAAGCTCTGACAACATCAACTTGAAGAAAATCCAGTTTCTA aTCCTGGATGAAGCTGACCGTCTTTTGGAGCAGGGCTGCACAGATTTCACTAAAGACCTAGAGGTCattctcagtgttgtgcccgCAAAACGCCAGACACTGCTGTTCAGTGccacacttacagacacactgCAGCAGCTTCAGAGCATCGCCATGAACAAACCTTTCTTCTGGGAGCAAACATCTGA gATGCGAACTGTAGAAGAGTTGGATCAGAGATACATCCTCACTCCTGAGAAGGTCAAGGATGCTTACCTGGTCCATCTCATCCAGACGTTCCAGGATGAACATGCTGATTGGTCTGTCATAATATTCACAAACACTTGCAA GAACTGTCAGATACTCGCAATGATGCTGCGTGAATTCAATTTCCCAACCATCACTCTGCACTCAATGATGAAGCAG aGACAACGTTTTGCCAACCTGGCAAAGTTCAAGTCAAACGTCTTCAAAATTCTCGTAGCAACAGATGTTGCTGCCAG GGGTTTGGATATTCCCACCGTACAGGTTGTTATCAACCATAACACGCCAGGTTTGCCTAAAACTTACATCCACAGAGTTGGACGAACTGCTCGAGCTG GTCGAAATGGTGTATCCATTACACTAGTCACACAATATGACATCCACCTTGTCAATGCCATTGAGGAACTGATAC agGCAAAATTGAAGGAATTTCCAGTTGTAGAAAAAGAGGTGTTAAAGATCCTCACGCAGGTCAACGTAACAAGACGACAATGTGAAATT AAACTGGAGTCAACTGATTTTGATGAGAAAAAGAACACCAACAAAAGGAAACAGATGATTCTAGAGGGAAAA GATCCAGATTTGGAAGAGAAAAGGAAACATGAACTTGACAAAATCAAGCgaaaggaaaagttcaaaggAAAAATTCAAGAAAAGCatcagaagaaaaaacaacaacaagaaacaTGA
- the lsm4 gene encoding U6 snRNA-associated Sm-like protein LSm4, whose translation MLPLSLLKTAQNHPMLVELKNGETYNGHLVSCDNWMNINLREVICTSRDGDKFWRMPECYIRGSTIKYLRIPDEIIDMVKEEVVSKGRGRGGMQQNKPQGKGRGGGPGRGGAPGRGVFGGRGRGIPGTGRGLQQDKKPGKPQGVKNQH comes from the exons ATG CTCCCGTTATCGTTATTAAAGACGGCACAGAACCACCCAATG CTGGTGGAGTTAAAGAATGGTGAAACATACAACGGTCACCTGGTCAGCTGTGACAACTGGATGAACATCAATTTGAGAGAAGTTATTTGCACCTCACGg gatGGAGATAAGTTTTGGAGGATGCCGGAATGTTACATCAGAGGAAGCACCATTAAATACTTAAGAATCCCTGATGAGATCATAGATATGGTGAAAGAGGAAGTAGTGTCAAAGGGACGTGGCCGGGGTGGAATGCAGCAGAACAAACCACAAGGAAAGGGCAGGGGAGGCGGACCTGGGAGAGGAGGCGCACCAGGGAgag GTGTGTTTGGAGGCCGTGGGAGAGGTATTCCCGGTACTGGACGTGGACTGCAACAAGACAAAAAGCCTGGAAAACCACAAGGTGTCAAAAACCAACACTAG
- the klhl26 gene encoding kelch-like protein 26, whose product MAESDGVELNRAQSRMANNKNSVLRCTFSAPSHSHTLLRGLSALRAQGQLLDVVLAIDNERFEVHKAVLASCSDYFRAMFTGGMKESNQDTIELKGLSARGLKHIIDFAYSSEVTLDLDCIQDVLGAAVFLQMVPVVELCEEFLKSAMSVETCLNIGQMATTFSLSSLKKSVDAFTFRHFLQISQEEDFLHIPMERLVFFLQSNKLKNCSEIDLFHAAIRWLQHYESRRAAASEVLCHVRFPLMRSSDLVDSVQTVSIMVEDVLCRQFLLEAFNYQILPFRQHEMQSARTSIRSDITSLITFGGTPYTDNDRSVSGKVMYLPDITARQFKELTEMEMGCSHACVSVMDNFVYVVGGQHLQYRSGEGAVDLCFRYDPHLNQWLRIQPMQESRIQFQLNVLHGQLYATGGRNRSGSMSSVECYCPRKNEWIYVDSLKRRIWGHAGATCGDRLYVSGGYGVSVEDKKTLHCYDPASDQWEFKSPMNEPRVLHAMISVNNRIYALGGRMDHVDRCFDVLAVEYYVPETDQWTTVSPMRAGQSEAGCCLLDKKIYIVGGYNWHLNNVTSIVQVYNTETDEWERDLHFPESFAGIACTPIVLPQTTTQR is encoded by the exons ATGGCGGAGTCGGATGGTGTGGAGTTGAATCGAGCTCAAAGCAG aaTGGCTAACAACAAGAATAGCGTGCTTCGTTGTACTTTCTCGGCCCCCAGCCACAGTCATACCCTCCTGAGGGGGTTATCTGCATTGCGAGCTCAAGGTCAGTTGCTGGATGTGGTTCTGGCCATTGACAACGAGCGCTTTGAAGTTCACAAAGCTGTTTTGGCCTCCTGCAGTGACTACTTCAG AGCCATGTTCACTGGAGGAATGAAGGAGTCAAACCAGGACACCATTGAGCTAAAAGGTCTATCAGCCAGAGGACTGAAGCACATCATTGATTTTGCTTACAGTTCGGAGGTCACTTTGGACCTGGACTGCATTCAGGATGTTCTCGGAGCAGCTGTGTTCCTGCAGATGGTTCCTGTGGTTGAGCTTTGCGAGGAGTTCCTAAAATCAGCAATGAGTGTGGAGACTTGTTTGAACATCGGCCAGATGGCCACCACATTCAGCCTCTCCTCCCTCAAAAAGTCTGTGGATGCGTTTACATTCCGTCACTTCCTTCAAATCTCTCAAGAAGAAGACTTTCTACACATTCCGATGGAGCGGCTGGTGTTCTTCCTCCAGAGCAACAAGTTGAAGAACTGTAGCGAGATCGACTTGTTCCACGCTGCGATCCGCTGGCTGCAGCACTACGAGTCCAGACGAGCTGCAGCCAGCGAAGTTCTCTGCCACGTGCGTTTCCCGTTAATGCGGTCGTCTGATCTAGTGGACAGCGTCCAGACGGTCAGCATCATGGTGGAGGACGTCCTGTGTCGACAGTTTCTTCTGGAAGCCTTCAACTATCAGATCCTTCCGTTCCGACAGCATGAAATGCAGTCTGCCCGAACTTCCATCCGGTCCGACATCACTTCGCTTATCACATTTGGCGGCACGCCGTACACCGACAACGACCGTTCTGTTAGTGGCAAAGTTATGTATCTTCCCGACATCACAGCACGACAGTTCAAAGAGCTTACGGAAATGGAGATGGGGTGCAGCCATGCGTGTGTGTCAGTTATGGACAATTTTGTGTATGTGGTGGGCGGGCAGCATTTGCAGTACCGCAGCGGAGAGGGCGCGGTCGATTTATGCTTCCGCTACGACCCCCATCTGAACCAGTGGCTGCGGATCCAACCCATGCAGGAGAGTCGCATTCAGTTTCAGCTCAACGTGCTGCACGGCCAACTTTACGCAACAGGGGGGCGCAACCGATCTGGCAGCATGTCTTCTGTCGAGTGCTACTGCCCCAGGAAAAACGAATGGATATATGTGGATTCCCTAAAGAGGAGAATCTGGGGTCACGCCGGCGCTACGTGCGGGGATAGACTTTATGTCTCCGGTGGTTACGGAGTGTCCGTCGAGGATAAGAAGACACTGCATTGTTATGATCCAGCGTCTGATCAGTGGGAATTCAAGAGCCCCATGAATGAGCCACGAGTCCTGCACGCCATGATCAGCGTGAATAACCGAATTTATGCCCTTGGGGGCAGAATGGACCATGTTGACCGCTGCTTTGATGTTCTTGCTGTAGAGTATTACGTTCCAGAGACTGATCAATGGACAACAGTCAGCCCTATGCGTGCCGGTCAGTCAGAGGCTGGCTGCTGCTTGCTGGATAAAAAGATCTATATTGTTGGCGGTTACAACTGGCATCTCAATAACGTCACCAGTATTGTGCAGGTTTATAACACAGAGACGGATGAGTGGGAGCGGGATCTGCATTTTCCAGAATCTTTCGCAGGAATAGCTTGCACGCCAATCGTACTTCCGCAAACCACCACCCAACGCTAA